The following coding sequences are from one Luteimonas sp. S4-F44 window:
- a CDS encoding lysophospholipid acyltransferase family protein, which produces MSTSKYPFLIPVPPLAPRVKPSRLARWIGRSILRLGGWRMVGELPNIPRLVLIGAPHSSNWDGVWGFAAKAALGLDIRVLGKESLFRVPVLGWALRGLGVIPVDRSRASRVVEQAAAAIHGETPFWYGLAPEGTRKRVERWKTGFWKIAKAANVPIQTMYFHYPDKIIGFGPLIEPGDDLDADMARIRAWYAPWMGKNRGTV; this is translated from the coding sequence ATGAGCACATCGAAGTACCCGTTTCTGATCCCCGTCCCGCCGCTCGCGCCGCGGGTCAAACCCAGCCGGCTCGCGCGCTGGATCGGGCGCAGCATCCTGCGCCTGGGCGGCTGGCGCATGGTCGGCGAACTGCCGAACATCCCGCGACTGGTGCTCATCGGCGCCCCGCATTCGTCCAACTGGGACGGCGTGTGGGGCTTCGCGGCCAAGGCCGCGCTGGGCCTGGACATCCGCGTGCTCGGCAAGGAGTCGCTGTTCCGCGTGCCGGTACTCGGCTGGGCGCTGCGCGGCCTGGGCGTGATCCCGGTCGACCGCAGCCGCGCCTCGCGGGTGGTCGAACAGGCGGCCGCGGCGATCCACGGCGAGACTCCGTTCTGGTACGGCCTGGCGCCCGAAGGCACGCGCAAGCGCGTGGAACGCTGGAAGACCGGCTTCTGGAAGATCGCCAAGGCCGCCAACGTGCCGATCCAGACCATGTACTTCCACTACCCCGACAAGATCATCGGCTTCGGCCCGCTGATCGAGCCGGGCGACGATCTCGACGCCGACATGGCCAGGATCCGCGCCTGGTACGCCCCGTGGATGGGCAAGAACCGCGGCACCGTCTGA
- a CDS encoding pseudouridine synthase: MTIDVRYADDWLAVVDKPAGLMVHDSALARGEHDFLADRLRLQFGRPLFLVHRLDRATSGCLLLAFDRDTASALGTQWMARSVDKHYLAVCRGWPEAELEVDHPLDGGPGKPLKKPAVTRFTRLATTELALPSAGFATSRYALLRAEPMTGRFRQIRRHLKHLSHHLIGDTSHGDGRHNRHFRRLGIHRMLLHAERLRFIHPQTGERMDIAAAPGDAFAKALLLFPGPPA; encoded by the coding sequence ATGACGATCGATGTGCGGTATGCGGACGACTGGCTGGCGGTGGTCGACAAGCCCGCCGGCCTGATGGTCCACGACAGCGCGCTCGCGCGCGGCGAGCACGATTTTCTCGCCGACCGTCTGCGCCTGCAGTTCGGCCGGCCGCTGTTCCTGGTCCACCGGCTCGACCGCGCCACCAGCGGCTGTCTGCTGCTGGCGTTCGACCGCGACACCGCCTCGGCGCTGGGCACGCAGTGGATGGCGCGCAGCGTCGACAAGCACTACCTGGCCGTGTGCCGTGGCTGGCCGGAGGCCGAGCTCGAGGTCGACCACCCGCTCGACGGCGGCCCCGGCAAGCCGCTGAAGAAGCCTGCGGTCACACGCTTCACGCGGCTGGCGACGACCGAGCTGGCGCTGCCGTCGGCGGGCTTTGCGACTTCGCGCTACGCGCTGCTGCGCGCCGAACCGATGACCGGCCGCTTCCGGCAGATCCGCCGCCACCTCAAGCATCTTTCCCACCACCTGATCGGCGACACCAGCCACGGCGACGGCCGCCACAACCGCCATTTCCGCAGGCTCGGCATCCACCGCATGCTGCTGCACGCCGAGCGCTTGCGCTTCATCCATCCGCAGACCGGCGAACGCATGGACATCGCCGCCGCGCCGGGCGACGCGTTCGCAAAAGCCCTGCTGCTGTTCCCCGGCCCGCCTGCCTGA
- the arfB gene encoding alternative ribosome rescue aminoacyl-tRNA hydrolase ArfB gives MSTPLAIPESELVERFVRASGPGGQNVNKVSTAVELRFDIAGSPSLPDAVRARLLARRDRRVTDAGVLVISAQRFRTQERNREDARERLAAFVATGYEVPKPRVATRPTRGAKERRLGAKRERSTIKRGRAGRDWE, from the coding sequence ATGTCCACGCCGCTCGCCATTCCCGAGTCCGAACTCGTCGAACGCTTCGTGCGCGCGAGCGGACCGGGTGGGCAGAACGTCAACAAGGTGTCGACCGCGGTCGAGCTGCGCTTCGACATCGCCGGCTCGCCGTCGCTGCCCGACGCGGTGCGTGCCCGTCTGCTGGCGCGCCGCGACCGCCGCGTGACCGATGCCGGTGTGCTGGTCATCAGCGCCCAGCGCTTCCGCACCCAGGAACGCAACCGCGAGGATGCCCGCGAGCGCCTGGCTGCGTTCGTGGCGACCGGTTACGAAGTGCCCAAACCGCGCGTCGCCACCCGCCCCACGCGGGGTGCCAAGGAACGCAGGCTGGGCGCCAAACGCGAACGCAGTACCATCAAACGCGGTCGCGCCGGGCGCGACTGGGAATGA